The following are encoded in a window of Hymenobacter sp. GOD-10R genomic DNA:
- a CDS encoding OprD family outer membrane porin, with translation MSRFACLLGAGLLLAPAAAWAQHAEPALARPVTGRTQLTPYPTPALADTVRARTLSEAFSRGRWHGRLRNYTMATWNQGTRPDYFANGLGTGLRFETAPLYGFQLGAGGFAWASVGSDNILTADAATGAVSRYEIGLFDVADPSRRQLAGRAEELFVRYRFRQSAVTFGRQLLNTPLLNAHDGRLSPGYAQGLWLEFRELPATTLTGGWLTHIGPRSTTGWYSVANALGLYPMGVTEAGQRASYAGNLSSRGLGVLALSRQWSPRTTTQVWNYYADNLFNATFAELTTGRAVGVGQLTLGAQYHYQRTVGTGGNADPRLAYSVPGRQAHALSARLGYQRGPWSLSANYTRITRTGRFLFPREWGREPFYTFLPRERTEGLGGLDAAAVLGGYTFARVPGLKAEVGYGHYYLPDVRDTRLNKYGLPSYQQLNASLTYPFAGWARGLRGQLLYVYKGALGNTYGEDRYIVNKVDFHQLNVILNYDF, from the coding sequence ATGTCTCGTTTCGCATGCCTTTTAGGGGCCGGCTTGCTGCTGGCCCCGGCCGCCGCGTGGGCACAACACGCCGAGCCGGCCCTGGCGCGCCCCGTGACCGGCCGCACCCAGCTCACCCCCTACCCCACCCCCGCGCTGGCCGATACCGTGCGGGCGCGCACCCTGTCCGAAGCCTTTAGCCGCGGCCGCTGGCACGGCCGCCTGCGCAACTACACCATGGCTACCTGGAACCAGGGCACCCGCCCCGACTATTTTGCCAACGGCCTGGGCACGGGCCTGCGCTTCGAGACGGCTCCACTTTATGGCTTTCAGCTAGGGGCCGGTGGCTTTGCCTGGGCGAGCGTGGGCTCCGACAACATACTGACCGCCGACGCGGCCACCGGGGCCGTGAGCCGCTACGAAATAGGCTTGTTCGACGTGGCCGACCCCAGCCGGCGCCAGCTCGCCGGGCGGGCCGAGGAGCTGTTCGTGCGCTACCGGTTCCGGCAGTCGGCGGTCACCTTCGGCCGGCAGCTGCTCAACACCCCGCTGCTCAATGCCCACGACGGCCGCCTGAGCCCCGGCTACGCGCAGGGCCTGTGGCTGGAGTTCCGGGAGCTGCCGGCCACCACCCTCACCGGCGGCTGGCTTACGCACATAGGACCCCGGTCCACCACCGGGTGGTATTCGGTGGCCAACGCCCTCGGGCTCTACCCCATGGGCGTGACCGAAGCCGGCCAGCGTGCCAGCTACGCCGGCAACCTGAGTAGCCGGGGCCTGGGCGTGCTGGCCCTGAGCCGGCAGTGGAGCCCGCGCACCACCACCCAGGTCTGGAACTACTACGCCGACAACCTGTTCAACGCCACCTTTGCCGAGCTGACCACCGGCCGGGCCGTGGGCGTGGGGCAGCTCACGCTGGGCGCGCAGTACCACTACCAGCGCACCGTGGGCACCGGCGGCAACGCCGACCCGCGCCTAGCCTACAGCGTCCCCGGCCGCCAGGCCCACGCCCTGAGCGCCCGCCTGGGCTACCAGCGTGGCCCCTGGAGCCTGAGCGCCAACTACACCCGCATCACCCGCACCGGGCGCTTCCTGTTTCCGCGCGAATGGGGCCGCGAGCCGTTCTACACCTTCCTGCCCCGCGAGCGCACCGAAGGCCTGGGCGGCCTGGATGCCGCCGCCGTACTGGGCGGCTATACCTTCGCCCGGGTGCCGGGCCTGAAAGCGGAAGTCGGCTACGGCCACTACTACCTGCCCGACGTGCGCGACACCCGCCTCAACAAGTACGGCCTGCCCTCCTACCAGCAGCTCAACGCCTCGCTCACCTACCCGTTTGCCGGCTGGGCCCGGGGCCTGCGCGGGCAGCTGCTCTATGTGTACAAGGGCGCGCTGGGCAACACCTACGGCGAAGACCGCTACATCGTGAACAAGGTGGACTTCCACCAGCTCAACGTCATTCTGAATTACGACTTTTAG
- a CDS encoding class I SAM-dependent methyltransferase — protein MEALAPTAVDFWDARYEGETYAYGTEPNAYFRQQLDALPPGRLLLLAEGEGRNAVYAAKRGWQVTAVDFSDEGRAKALRLAVAQGVRLDYQVADLTALSWLRPGHYDAVGLIYAHLAPADRQAVHAAAAASLASGGHLILEAFSPRQLGLPSGGPKTAEMLYEPATLAADFAGLNILENHALGVVLHEGSFHAGPANVVRLLGVRDSSSELTYCI, from the coding sequence ATGGAAGCACTTGCCCCCACCGCCGTTGATTTCTGGGATGCCCGCTATGAGGGCGAAACCTACGCCTACGGCACCGAGCCGAATGCCTATTTCCGCCAGCAGCTCGATGCGCTGCCGCCCGGCCGCCTGCTGCTGCTGGCCGAGGGCGAAGGCCGCAACGCCGTGTACGCCGCCAAGCGCGGCTGGCAGGTGACGGCCGTGGATTTCAGCGACGAGGGCCGGGCCAAAGCCCTGCGCCTGGCCGTGGCCCAGGGCGTGCGCCTCGACTACCAGGTGGCCGACCTCACGGCCCTGAGCTGGCTGCGCCCCGGCCACTACGACGCCGTGGGCCTCATCTACGCCCACCTAGCCCCGGCCGACCGCCAGGCGGTGCACGCTGCGGCCGCCGCCAGCCTGGCTTCCGGCGGCCACCTCATCCTGGAAGCCTTCAGCCCCCGGCAGTTGGGCCTGCCCTCGGGCGGCCCCAAGACCGCCGAAATGCTCTACGAGCCGGCCACGCTGGCCGCAGATTTTGCCGGGCTGAACATCTTGGAAAACCACGCGCTGGGCGTGGTGCTGCACGAAGGCAGCTTCCACGCCGGCCCGGCCAACGTGGTGCGCCTGCTGGGCGTGCGCGATTCCTCCTCCGAACTCACTTACTGCATATGA
- a CDS encoding sulfite exporter TauE/SafE family protein: MLHYFGYFAAIFIGLSLGIMGGGGSILTVPVLVYLMGVSPVLSTAYSLFVVGSTSVVGASGYFRKGLVSLKTAIVFLIPSLMAVFAVRKVLMPAIPHELFTVGGIVFTKDLLVLVAFAVLMVVAATSMIRSKQAEEVLDEELHHKHKFNYPLILTIGLVVGTLTGFVGAGGGFLIIPALVLGARLPMKLAVGTSLAIIALNSLIGFTGDLSAGTPIAWSFLLGFLAFALGGIVLGTYLARFIPGAKLKPAFGWFTLAMGTFILTKELLFHHV; encoded by the coding sequence ATGCTCCATTACTTCGGCTACTTTGCCGCCATCTTCATTGGCCTCTCGCTCGGCATCATGGGCGGGGGCGGCTCCATCCTCACCGTGCCGGTGCTGGTGTACCTGATGGGCGTAAGCCCGGTGCTGAGCACGGCGTACTCGCTGTTTGTGGTCGGCAGCACGTCGGTAGTCGGCGCGTCGGGCTACTTCCGCAAGGGGCTGGTGTCGCTGAAAACCGCCATCGTCTTTTTGATTCCTTCCCTCATGGCGGTGTTTGCGGTGCGCAAGGTGCTCATGCCGGCTATTCCGCACGAGTTGTTCACGGTGGGCGGCATCGTCTTCACCAAAGACCTGCTGGTGCTCGTGGCCTTCGCGGTGCTGATGGTGGTGGCGGCCACCTCCATGATTCGCAGCAAACAGGCTGAAGAAGTACTCGATGAGGAGCTGCACCACAAGCATAAATTCAACTATCCGCTCATTCTCACCATTGGCCTAGTGGTGGGCACGCTCACGGGCTTCGTGGGCGCGGGCGGCGGCTTCCTCATCATTCCGGCCCTGGTGCTCGGGGCGCGCCTGCCCATGAAGCTGGCCGTGGGCACCTCGCTGGCCATCATTGCCCTGAACTCGCTCATCGGCTTCACCGGCGATTTGAGCGCGGGCACCCCCATCGCCTGGTCGTTTCTGCTGGGTTTCCTGGCCTTTGCCCTCGGCGGCATCGTGCTGGGCACCTACCTGGCCCGCTTCATTCCGGGCGCTAAGCTCAAGCCGGCCTTCGGCTGGTTCACGCTGGCCATGGGCACGTTCATTCTGACCAAAGAGCTGCTGTTTCACCACGTTTAA
- a CDS encoding YeeE/YedE family protein produces the protein MLELLQQPWPWYVAGPLIGLTVPALLLVGNKALGISSSLRHVCAACVPAGIPFLTYNWRAEIWNLVFVLGIALGGFIGYRLMGHPDVIGISAATVRDLKAEMHLTDFTGLLPRELFALDNLANWKGWVFLVLGGFLVGFGTRYAGGCTSGHAISGLSNLQWVSLVAVIGFFAGGLLMTWVIYPMMF, from the coding sequence ATGCTTGAACTCCTGCAACAACCCTGGCCCTGGTACGTGGCCGGCCCTTTGATTGGCCTCACGGTGCCCGCGCTGCTGCTCGTGGGGAATAAGGCGCTGGGCATCAGCTCCTCGCTGCGCCACGTGTGCGCGGCCTGCGTGCCGGCCGGCATTCCCTTTCTGACTTATAACTGGCGGGCCGAAATCTGGAACTTGGTGTTCGTGCTCGGCATCGCGCTGGGTGGCTTCATCGGCTACCGCCTCATGGGCCACCCCGACGTTATCGGTATCTCGGCCGCCACGGTGCGGGACCTGAAAGCCGAAATGCACCTCACGGACTTCACCGGCCTGCTGCCCCGCGAGCTGTTTGCCCTCGACAACCTTGCCAACTGGAAAGGCTGGGTGTTCCTGGTGCTGGGCGGCTTCCTGGTGGGCTTCGGCACGCGCTACGCGGGCGGCTGCACCTCGGGCCATGCCATATCGGGGCTTTCTAACCTGCAATGGGTGTCGCTGGTAGCCGTCATCGGCTTCTTCGCCGGCGGCCTGCTCATGACCTGGGTGATTTATCCGATGATGTTTTAA
- a CDS encoding MBL fold metallo-hydrolase, which yields MKIEQFEDKGLAHFSYAILSECAREIVLIDPARNPQQYYDYAKANEAKIVAVIETHPHADFVSSHLEIAQATGAVIRVSQLLGADYAHEGFDEGQEFTVGKLTFRALNTPGHSPDSLSIVLSREGKDVAVFTGDTLFIGDVGRPDLREKAGNVTAKREELAKQMYHSLREKLMPLAADVLVYPAHGAGSLCGKALSGANSSSIGAEKIGNPMLRPMSEEEFVKELLADQPFIPKYFGYDVALNKAGAPAYAPSVQQVQRLAPGTALEAGAVIIDSRPEAEFKKGHVDGAINIQQGGKFETWLGSIVGPEEYFYLIAPDEATLEDLIQKTAKIGYEPLIKGALVGTPATEATLPVLDVPAFREHPENYTIVDIRNRVEHRDEPIFAGSINIPLPELRERAGEIPTDKPVVVHCAGGYRSAAGSSIVADARPGTEVLDLSEAVKSFQLASAAH from the coding sequence ATGAAAATCGAACAGTTTGAAGACAAGGGCCTGGCCCACTTCTCCTACGCCATCCTCAGCGAGTGCGCCCGCGAAATCGTCCTCATCGACCCGGCCCGCAACCCGCAGCAATACTACGACTACGCCAAGGCCAACGAGGCCAAAATCGTGGCCGTCATCGAAACCCACCCCCACGCCGACTTCGTGTCGTCGCACCTGGAAATCGCGCAGGCCACCGGGGCCGTTATCCGCGTGAGCCAGCTGCTCGGGGCCGATTATGCCCACGAGGGCTTCGACGAAGGCCAGGAGTTCACCGTCGGCAAACTCACCTTCCGGGCCCTGAACACGCCCGGCCACTCGCCCGATTCGCTCAGCATCGTCCTCAGCCGCGAGGGCAAGGACGTGGCCGTGTTCACCGGCGATACGCTCTTCATCGGCGACGTGGGCCGGCCCGACCTGCGCGAAAAGGCCGGCAACGTGACCGCCAAGCGCGAAGAGTTGGCCAAGCAGATGTACCACAGCCTACGCGAGAAGCTGATGCCGCTGGCCGCCGACGTACTGGTGTACCCCGCCCACGGCGCGGGCTCACTCTGCGGCAAGGCCCTGAGCGGGGCCAACAGCAGCAGCATCGGGGCCGAGAAAATCGGCAACCCCATGTTGCGCCCCATGAGTGAGGAGGAGTTCGTAAAAGAGCTGCTGGCCGACCAGCCGTTCATTCCCAAATACTTCGGCTACGACGTGGCCCTGAACAAGGCCGGCGCGCCTGCCTACGCGCCGAGTGTGCAGCAGGTGCAGCGCCTAGCCCCCGGCACGGCACTGGAAGCGGGTGCGGTCATCATCGACTCCCGCCCCGAAGCTGAGTTCAAAAAAGGCCACGTGGACGGCGCTATCAACATCCAGCAGGGCGGCAAGTTCGAAACCTGGCTGGGCTCCATCGTGGGGCCGGAAGAGTACTTCTACCTCATTGCCCCCGACGAGGCGACGCTGGAAGACCTGATTCAGAAAACCGCCAAAATCGGTTACGAGCCGCTGATTAAAGGCGCGCTGGTAGGCACACCGGCCACCGAGGCCACCCTGCCGGTGCTAGACGTGCCGGCCTTCCGCGAGCACCCGGAAAACTACACCATCGTGGACATCCGCAACCGAGTGGAGCACCGCGACGAGCCCATTTTCGCGGGGTCTATCAACATTCCGCTGCCCGAGCTGCGCGAGCGGGCCGGCGAGATTCCGACCGATAAGCCGGTGGTGGTGCACTGCGCCGGCGGCTACCGCTCGGCCGCCGGCAGCAGCATCGTGGCCGATGCCCGGCCCGGCACCGAAGTGCTCGACTTGAGCGAGGCCGTGAAGTCCTTCCAGTTGGCTTCGGCGGCCCACTAA
- a CDS encoding DUF6691 family protein has protein sequence MKYFKYLVLGTLFGIILTKSEVISWFRIQEMFRFQAFHMYGVIGSAILVGMISIQLIKRNRLKSMDGEPIVLADKKFNHGIWIGGFIFGLGWALTGACPGPLFAQLGSGIGSAAVLILAALAGTWTYSALREKLPY, from the coding sequence ATGAAATATTTCAAATACCTGGTGCTGGGCACGTTGTTCGGCATCATTCTCACCAAAAGCGAAGTCATCAGCTGGTTTAGGATTCAGGAAATGTTCCGGTTCCAAGCCTTCCACATGTACGGCGTCATCGGCTCGGCCATTCTGGTGGGCATGATTTCCATTCAGCTCATCAAGCGCAACCGCCTCAAGTCGATGGACGGTGAGCCCATCGTGCTGGCCGACAAGAAATTCAACCACGGCATCTGGATTGGCGGCTTCATCTTCGGCCTCGGCTGGGCGCTGACCGGGGCCTGCCCCGGCCCGCTGTTCGCACAGCTGGGCAGCGGCATCGGCTCGGCCGCCGTGCTAATTCTGGCCGCGCTGGCCGGTACCTGGACCTACAGCGCCCTGCGCGAAAAGCTGCCTTACTAA
- a CDS encoding DsrE family protein: MLTLRPLLTALLLTGAALTATAQTPATMPATPPATAPATTAPVLTPPNAAFAAKAAQFQGAPATKAHYRAVYQLDSSDPKLINQTLHNMKNALEDPRLKGKLELELVVFSGGTVVFRKDQPYEADVLALQQAGVVLAQCANSLKAYKLTKDDMLPYISIVPTGNGELIIRQAEGWVLVHP, translated from the coding sequence ATGCTGACCCTTCGCCCCCTGCTCACCGCGCTGCTACTCACTGGCGCGGCCCTCACAGCCACTGCCCAAACACCCGCTACGATGCCCGCTACTCCCCCCGCCACCGCGCCGGCTACCACTGCCCCCGTGCTCACGCCGCCTAACGCCGCCTTTGCGGCCAAAGCCGCGCAGTTTCAGGGGGCACCGGCCACCAAAGCCCACTACCGGGCCGTGTACCAGCTCGATAGCAGCGACCCCAAGCTCATCAACCAGACGCTGCACAACATGAAAAATGCGCTGGAAGACCCACGCCTGAAGGGCAAGCTGGAGTTGGAGCTGGTGGTGTTCAGCGGCGGCACCGTGGTGTTCAGGAAAGACCAGCCCTACGAAGCCGACGTGCTGGCCCTGCAACAAGCGGGCGTCGTGCTGGCACAGTGCGCCAATTCGCTGAAAGCCTACAAGCTGACCAAGGACGACATGCTCCCCTACATTTCCATCGTGCCTACCGGCAACGGGGAGCTGATTATTCGCCAGGCCGAGGGTTGGGTGCTGGTGCACCCCTAA
- a CDS encoding c-type cytochrome produces the protein MNCQNCHLQAGTQGFANNYLAVASTYPKMRARSGSVEGIEKRVADCMERSLNGRAVPDSSREMRAIVAYIQWLGKGIPKGKKVYGTGFMQLAYLDRAADPVIGKAVFAAKCQSCHGPAGQGQQLADNSGYQYPPLWGPASYNDGAGLFRVSNFAKYVKAAMPFGATFDHPQLTNKQAWDVAAFVNSQPRPHLATPRDWPDIRKKPVDHPFGPYADKFSEKQHKYGPYQPIEDAHPQPAKAQ, from the coding sequence ATGAACTGCCAGAACTGCCACCTGCAGGCCGGCACCCAGGGCTTCGCCAACAACTATCTGGCCGTGGCTTCGACGTATCCCAAAATGCGGGCCCGCTCGGGTTCGGTCGAAGGAATTGAAAAGCGCGTGGCCGACTGCATGGAGCGCAGCCTCAACGGCCGGGCCGTGCCCGACAGCAGCCGTGAGATGAGGGCCATCGTGGCCTACATCCAGTGGCTGGGGAAGGGCATTCCCAAAGGCAAGAAGGTGTACGGCACGGGCTTTATGCAGCTGGCCTACCTCGACCGGGCCGCCGACCCGGTGATTGGCAAGGCCGTGTTCGCAGCCAAGTGCCAGAGCTGCCACGGCCCCGCTGGCCAAGGACAGCAGCTGGCCGATAACAGCGGCTACCAGTACCCGCCGCTGTGGGGACCGGCCAGCTACAACGACGGCGCGGGCCTGTTCCGGGTCTCGAACTTTGCCAAATACGTGAAGGCGGCCATGCCCTTCGGGGCCACCTTCGACCACCCACAGCTAACCAACAAGCAGGCCTGGGACGTGGCCGCGTTCGTGAATTCACAGCCACGCCCGCACCTGGCGACGCCCCGCGACTGGCCCGACATCCGCAAAAAGCCGGTGGACCATCCCTTCGGGCCTTACGCGGATAAGTTCTCCGAAAAGCAGCACAAGTACGGGCCGTATCAGCCCATCGAGGACGCCCACCCGCAGCCGGCTAAGGCGCAATAA
- a CDS encoding toprim domain-containing protein, whose translation MPARTYVNTAFPAYHEGRVVGLELKGEGFKGQAPESQFTRSLWLSKPPEGRPAAVLVVSESALDTLSYAQLHPGESALYASTAGTLTQNKIFELKRLLSEEHIPAVRAAFDNDTQGHHFDTRLLAGLASEQNPMKVVREHEHRLTVEITAAHPAGVQALSQHLKSYNDQTARQYAQENGEPGNPASSQTLRDELIHSNKLGAHTYQFHVPMSREALGAFNQAASQALAFEHRVELVKSQGKDWNQDLKQDQLQRVVLRELGGVDDDQYGFGQQHWDNPPIEGRGKITQLHEAQAQARSQGERLLVVELRESRDAVALLPALRENIERVGLTIHHAIKLESNVPREIATELTLRYRLDSPQLPAISDALDALRQNPQATVIEPVADAAERRQLAIAQEQQRQAGPPLVPSDSPTHDLARQTFIKAAGQLVHDLRESAANLDAARLQEVSRQLVKKPELSGLNRENVDKVLAVVDKLVNLKDSPAVQQLRQAVQVLGNPTPSTAPKHEATPQPPENRRPGPRI comes from the coding sequence ATGCCGGCCAGAACCTACGTCAACACCGCTTTCCCAGCTTACCATGAGGGGCGGGTGGTGGGGCTGGAATTGAAAGGCGAGGGCTTCAAGGGCCAGGCTCCCGAAAGCCAGTTCACCCGCTCGCTGTGGCTGAGCAAGCCGCCCGAGGGCCGGCCGGCGGCGGTGCTGGTAGTTAGTGAATCGGCCCTCGATACGCTGTCCTACGCGCAACTGCACCCCGGCGAAAGCGCCCTGTATGCCTCGACGGCCGGCACGCTCACCCAAAACAAGATTTTCGAGTTGAAGCGGCTGCTCAGCGAGGAGCATATTCCGGCTGTCCGCGCCGCGTTTGACAACGATACCCAGGGCCACCACTTCGATACCCGCCTGCTGGCGGGTCTGGCCAGCGAGCAGAACCCGATGAAAGTGGTCCGGGAACACGAGCACCGGCTGACCGTCGAAATCACGGCGGCCCACCCGGCCGGCGTGCAGGCGCTCAGCCAACACCTCAAAAGCTACAACGACCAGACGGCCCGGCAGTACGCCCAGGAAAACGGGGAGCCGGGCAATCCGGCCAGCAGCCAGACCCTGCGCGACGAGCTGATTCACTCCAACAAGCTAGGAGCTCATACCTATCAGTTTCACGTGCCGATGAGCCGCGAGGCGTTGGGCGCTTTCAACCAGGCGGCCAGCCAGGCGCTGGCCTTTGAGCACCGCGTGGAGCTTGTGAAGAGCCAAGGCAAAGACTGGAACCAGGACCTTAAGCAAGACCAGCTGCAGCGGGTGGTGCTGCGCGAACTCGGTGGCGTCGACGATGACCAGTACGGCTTCGGCCAGCAGCACTGGGACAACCCACCCATCGAGGGCCGCGGCAAAATCACGCAGCTGCACGAGGCGCAGGCCCAGGCCCGGAGCCAGGGAGAGCGGCTGCTGGTGGTAGAACTGCGGGAAAGCCGCGATGCCGTGGCGCTGCTCCCCGCTTTGAGAGAAAATATTGAACGGGTCGGCCTCACCATACACCACGCCATCAAGCTGGAATCAAATGTGCCCCGCGAAATTGCCACGGAGCTCACGCTGCGCTACCGGCTGGATTCACCGCAACTGCCCGCCATCAGCGACGCGCTCGATGCGTTGCGGCAAAATCCCCAGGCCACGGTCATCGAGCCGGTAGCGGATGCGGCGGAGCGGCGGCAACTTGCCATCGCGCAGGAGCAGCAGCGCCAGGCCGGCCCACCGCTGGTGCCGAGTGATTCCCCGACCCACGACCTGGCCCGGCAAACATTTATCAAGGCTGCTGGCCAGCTGGTGCATGACCTGCGGGAGAGTGCGGCGAATCTGGACGCGGCCCGGTTGCAGGAAGTCAGCCGGCAACTGGTGAAGAAACCGGAGCTTTCGGGCCTGAACCGCGAAAACGTGGACAAGGTGCTGGCCGTGGTGGACAAGCTGGTGAATCTGAAAGATTCTCCCGCCGTGCAGCAGCTGCGCCAGGCGGTGCAGGTATTAGGCAATCCCACCCCAAGCACTGCCCCGAAGCATGAGGCTACGCCCCAGCCCCCAGAAAATCGTCGGCCTGGCCCCCGCATATAA
- a CDS encoding metalloregulator ArsR/SmtB family transcription factor — protein MTAATAPSVDMGLSVEKMEKVAFILKTTAHPTRIAIVQLLAAHDGLSVTDISERLNVEQSLLSHHLSGMKLKGILSSHRDGKNIFYSLKMREVIDVIQCLAACTFL, from the coding sequence ATGACTGCAGCTACCGCTCCTTCCGTTGATATGGGCCTCTCCGTCGAGAAGATGGAGAAGGTGGCCTTCATTCTCAAAACCACGGCCCACCCCACGCGCATCGCCATTGTGCAGCTGCTGGCCGCTCACGATGGTCTCTCGGTGACCGATATCAGCGAGCGGCTGAACGTGGAGCAAAGCCTGCTTTCCCACCACCTCTCGGGCATGAAGCTCAAGGGCATTCTGAGCAGCCACCGCGACGGCAAAAACATCTTCTATTCCCTGAAAATGCGCGAGGTCATCGACGTGATACAGTGCCTGGCCGCGTGCACTTTCCTGTAA
- a CDS encoding MFS transporter: MKTPQLGLRENWRQFSLLVLVNAFVGGMVGLERSILPRLAEQEFHLVARSAILSFIVVFGLTKAVANYYAGAWTNRIGRKNLLVIGWLFGLPVPLLLLWAPTWGWVIAANVLLGLNQGLAWSSTVVMKIDLVGPKQRGLAMGLNESAGYLAVAATAFASGWLATEYGLRPYPFYLGIVLAVLGLLGSLLVRDTRHHVALEAAQAPATPAGPPLSFWDVTWRHPNLGSVTQAGLVNNLNDGMVWGLLPLLLASKGFTLTQIGTVAAVYPAVWGLGQLLTGPLADRLCKKDLLFWGMLLQGAVLLAMLFTDTYPMFVLLAALLGAGTALVYPTFLAAVAEYAPLTQRAHSVGIFRFWRDAGYAIGALLTGILADAFGLGAALAAIGGLTVLSALVIQRRMYCLPVADEADPARSCSRPVPAANYEPGRGPSNSFRTSFSVA; the protein is encoded by the coding sequence ATGAAGACTCCTCAACTCGGTTTGCGCGAAAACTGGCGGCAATTCAGCCTGCTGGTCCTTGTTAACGCCTTCGTGGGCGGCATGGTGGGGCTGGAGCGCAGCATCCTGCCCCGGCTGGCCGAGCAGGAGTTCCACCTGGTGGCGCGCTCGGCCATTCTTTCCTTCATCGTGGTGTTCGGCCTCACCAAGGCCGTGGCCAATTACTACGCCGGGGCCTGGACCAACCGGATTGGACGCAAAAACCTGCTGGTTATCGGCTGGCTCTTCGGGCTGCCGGTACCGCTGCTGCTGCTCTGGGCGCCCACCTGGGGCTGGGTGATTGCGGCCAACGTGCTGCTGGGCCTCAATCAGGGCCTGGCCTGGTCGAGCACAGTAGTGATGAAAATTGACCTCGTCGGCCCGAAGCAGCGCGGCCTGGCCATGGGCCTGAACGAGTCGGCCGGCTACCTGGCCGTGGCGGCCACGGCCTTCGCCTCCGGCTGGCTGGCCACCGAATACGGGCTGCGCCCCTACCCGTTTTACCTGGGCATTGTATTGGCAGTGCTGGGCCTGCTGGGCTCACTGCTGGTGCGCGATACCCGCCACCACGTGGCGCTGGAAGCGGCGCAGGCCCCGGCCACGCCGGCTGGCCCGCCGCTCTCCTTCTGGGACGTGACGTGGCGGCACCCCAACCTGGGCTCAGTCACGCAGGCCGGGCTGGTGAACAACCTCAACGACGGCATGGTGTGGGGCCTGCTACCGCTGCTACTGGCCAGCAAGGGCTTCACCCTGACGCAGATTGGCACCGTGGCGGCCGTGTACCCGGCCGTGTGGGGCCTGGGCCAGCTGCTCACCGGCCCGCTGGCCGACCGGCTCTGTAAGAAAGACCTGCTATTCTGGGGCATGCTGCTGCAAGGGGCGGTGCTGCTGGCCATGCTCTTCACCGATACCTACCCAATGTTTGTGCTGCTGGCGGCGCTGCTGGGCGCGGGCACGGCGCTGGTGTACCCCACGTTCCTGGCCGCCGTGGCCGAGTACGCGCCCCTGACCCAACGGGCGCACAGCGTGGGCATTTTCCGTTTCTGGCGCGACGCGGGCTACGCCATCGGCGCGCTGCTCACGGGCATCTTGGCCGATGCCTTTGGGCTGGGGGCCGCGCTGGCGGCCATTGGCGGGCTCACGGTGCTCTCGGCCCTGGTCATCCAGCGGCGCATGTATTGCTTACCCGTAGCGGATGAAGCCGACCCCGCCCGAAGCTGTTCCCGGCCAGTGCCCGCTGCGAATTATGAACCTGGCCGCGGACCAAGCAATAGTTTCAGGACCAGCTTCAGCGTAGCCTGA
- a CDS encoding rhodanese-like domain-containing protein, with protein sequence MFGFNKTSAPAFQNLTPAQFAEGLRQPSAVLVDVRRPDEFAAGHLPGAVNIEVTAPDFGQRVAALDKTKPTYVYCRSGARSANAAGQLTTAGFAQVSNLLGGVMDWPGQLTTK encoded by the coding sequence ATGTTCGGTTTCAATAAAACTTCCGCCCCTGCTTTTCAAAACCTGACGCCCGCGCAGTTTGCCGAGGGCCTGCGCCAGCCCAGCGCGGTGCTCGTGGACGTGCGCCGGCCCGACGAATTCGCCGCCGGCCACCTGCCCGGCGCGGTCAACATCGAAGTCACCGCGCCCGATTTCGGCCAACGCGTGGCGGCCCTCGACAAAACCAAGCCCACTTACGTGTACTGCCGCAGCGGCGCGCGCTCGGCCAACGCGGCCGGCCAGCTCACCACCGCCGGTTTCGCGCAGGTCAGCAACCTGCTCGGCGGCGTGATGGATTGGCCAGGGCAACTGACGACTAAATAA